AGGATGTACTCCAGGGCCGTGGCCAGGTCTCCCTCGACGGCCGCGACGGAGCCTCTGAGGAGCTGGAGGGGCGAGGGCCGGAAGTCGTGGTCGGCGACCTCGCGGTGGTGGGCGAGCAGCCGTCGGGCCAGCCTGGTGTCCCGGCTGTGGACGGTGACCATGACGAGGGCGGCCATGGAGGACAGCGTGGCCCACTCCGTCATGCCGAGTCCGAGGGCTTCCTCGGCGTGGGCCCTTGCCTCCTGCAGGCGTCCCCGGGCCAGCTGGAGGTGGGCGAGCTCGGTGGCGATCACCGCCCGGGGCACGGGAGCGCCGTCCCGGCGGGCGCGTTCCCGCGCGATCATCAGCCAGGGGCCGATGGCCTCCAGCGATTCCGCGGCCACCAGGACGCCGCTCAGGTGCGGCAGTGCGGTGTGGACGTGGGAGGGGGCCGCGGGTTCGTGCTGGAGGACGCGGTTGGCCTGGAAGGCGACGTCGGCGGCGGCCATCTGCTGGGTCACGGTGGCGCCGTGCAGGAGAACGGTGACCAGTTCGCGTTCGGCGGCGGTGTGGATCGGGGGCATGCCGCCCAGGGCGCGCAACCGTTCCGCACAGCGTCCGATCTCGCCCGGTCCGGCCACGGCGATGTGGCGCAGCCGGGCCTCGAGCCGCAGGGCGGCCTGGCGTTCGACGCCGGTGAGGCCGTCCGGGTCGCCCAGGTCGGCGGCCACCTCGGCGACGGTGTCGATGACCGGCGGGGGGCAGCTGCCGAGCAGGAAGGGAGGGGTGCGGGCGGCGGCGAGCGCGCGCTCGGCGGGGGTGGGGAGCAGGAGGAGGGCCTGGGAGAGGTGCCGCAGGGCGGCTTGCGGGTCGGTGTCGCGCTCCGAAGCGGCCAGGTCGAGCAGCAGGGCTGCGCGGTCGGCGCCGGACGACGAGCTGCCGAGCAGGGCCCGGCGCAGGTAGCGGGCCGCTTCCTGGGGGGCTCCGCGCCGTCGTGCGGCGGTTGCGGCGGACCGCAGTACCTCGACGGTCCAGTCCTCGTGGCACGAGGTGACGGCGAGGAGCTGGGCGGCCGCCCTTTCGGCCGGGTGGCCTCCGCTGTGCAGCAGTTGCGCGGCACGCAGGTGGACGTCCTCGTGTTCCGCGGGTGTCATCGATTCCTCGGCGGCCTCCCGTACGGAGGGGTGGACGAAGCGCGGTGCGGGGCCGTCGGTCAGCAGGCCGAGGCGGCGCAGGGATCGCGCGGCCTCCTCGCTGCCGGCGGTGTCGAGCTCTGCGAGCTGGCCGGCCAGTTCGAGGCCTGCGTCCTCGTCGAGGACCGCCAGTGCCCGGGCGAGGCGGCGCACCGGGGCCGGCTGGGTGCGCAGGGCGACGGTGAGGCGCTCGTGCAGCACGACGAGCCGGGGTTCGGGCACGGCGAGGGCATGCCCGGGCAGCGGTTCGTCCGGGGCGAGGGCGGCCAGAGCCGCGGTGAGGAACAGGGGGTTGCCGCCCGATGCCTGGTGGCAGGCGGCGATCTGCGCGGGGTCGCCGGGGTGGCCCAGGTGGTCGGCGACGAGGGCCTCGACGGTCTCCACGGGCAGCGGGGGCAGGTGGAGGAGGGGGCCGGCGCGTTCCGTGAGGGCCTGCACCGGCGGTGCGTCCGCGCCCGGCTCGCCCTCCCGTACTCCGACGACCATGGTGGTGCGCAAGCCGGGCAGCCGTTTGGCGAGCGCGCCGAGCCAGCGCAGGGAGGGAGGGTCGGCCCACTGGAGGTCGTCCACGAGGACCAGGAGGGGTTTGCCGGCGCTGTACTCGGTGACGAAGGAGAGGAGTTCGGTGAACCGGTCCGGGCCGGGTACGGGGTCGAGGGCCCGGCAGCCCGGGAGCGGGTCGAGGAGCTGGCTCACGACGCCGAAGGGGAAGTCCTGCTCCTGCGGGGCGCAGGCGGCGGTCAGGACGCGCAGGCCGTGCTTTTCGGCGAGTGCGGGCAGCCGTCGCAGCAGGGCGGTCTTGCCGCTGCCGATGCCGCCGGTCACGGCCAGCAGGCGGCCGTCGCCCCGGCGGGCGGAGTCCATCGCCGCGGCGATCAGGTCGAGTTCGCGTTGCCGTCCGCGAAGCGGTTTCATGATGTTGCCTTCGTTCGGTGCCCCAGCGCGGCGGCCAGTTCGGGCCGGCCCTGGATGCCCAGCTTGCGGTAGGTCTTGGTCAGGTGCAGTTCGACGGTGCGCGGGGTGACCGACAGCCGGGACGCGATGGCCCGGTTGGGCAGGCCGTCGGCGGCCAGCGCGGCCACCCGCAGCTCGGCGCCGGTCAGTTCCTGCCGGGGTGCCGGTGCGGGGGCGGGGTGGGGCGGGAGCCGTCGGTCCTCCGCACGCCGGTCCTCCGCGAGGGCGGCGGGCGGCCTGCCGCCGCGGGCCTGGTTGCGGTGCCCGGTGGGGGCGGCGCGCCGGGAGGAGCCAGGTGTGCGCCGGCCGGCGGGCTCCGCAGCACCGGGGTCCGCGGGCGGCCGTCCTCCGTCCGCGGCGTCCCCGGGCCGGGCCCCGGGGACGCCCCAGGCACGTGCGAGGTGCTGCTCCTCGGCGAGGAGGCCTGCGGCCACGGGGTCGTCCGCGGGAGTGCCGCAGGCCGAGGCGGCGACCCAGCGCCAGGGCAGGAACGCGGGGTTGGTCACCTGCCGGGCGAGCAGCCGGCGCCCGCACTCCAGCAGATCGGCCAGGGCCTTCTCCCGGTGGCCGCGGGCCAGGTGGGTCCGGCCCCGGGCGTAGAACAGGAGGGCCCCGGCCAGTCCGGCTGTGGTGCCGTACGGCTGTGCCAGGGCGAGGAGCCGTTCGGCTTCGTCCGGATCGTCCTGTTCCAGCTGCACCAGGGCCGCGAGGGCGATCAGCCCCGGGGTGAGGAACGGAGAGCGGCACTTGCCGAGCATGGCCTCCGCGGCCCGGTCCAGGGCGTCCGACGCGGCGCCGGGCCGTCCGCGGCCCAGTTCGGCGAGACCGGTGACGAGCAGGGCCAGGCCGGCCACCGGGCGCACGTCCGCGTACTGGGCGCGTACGAGCACCGCGTCGAGGGCGGTGCAGGCCTCCTCGTGGTCGCCGCTGAGCACCAGCACGTGGCAGGCGGCGACCTGCAGGAGGAGCGGCACGGTACGGCGGGTGTCCGGGGCGAGGGCGGTGCGGGCCAGGCGGCGGGCGAGGCCGATGTCCTGGCCGCGCAGAGCGGTGCGCCAGGCTGCGGCCGCGGCCTCCGCCGGTCCGGCGGGCTGCGGGGACAGCGGCGGGACCGGAGGGCGGTCCAGCTCGTGGGCGGCTTCCGGCTCGCTCTGTTCGGCGAGCCAGTACAGGGCGCGCAGGGCGCCCGCGTCGTCGCCGTCCGGTGCGGCGCGCTCGGCGGCCAGGGCGATCAGCGGCTGGGCGGCGGTCATGTCGCCGCGGGCCACCAGGAGTTCGGCGGCGCGCACCCAGGCGCGCCCGGCGGTGGCGTCGGCGGGGGTGAGCAGGGCCTGACGCAGGTGCCGGTCGGCGGCCTCCGGGTCGGAGGGCAGGAGGGCGGCCGCGAGTTCGGTCAGCAGCGGGACGCGCTGCGCGGGCGGGGCCGGTTCGCGCAGGGCGCGCCGGAGCAGCCGGGCGGCGTCGGCCGTCCGGCCGGCGGTGCGGTGGCGGGCGGCCTCGCCGCGCAGGAGGCCGACGGCCCAGGCGGCGCCGTCGGGCCGCGCGCCCAGCAGCATGCGGGCCACCGCGCTGTCGGGGGCGGCGTCGGCCGTCCGGCCGGCGGTGCGGTGGCGGGCGGCCCCCCCCCGCCGGGGGGCGGGGGGCCTCGCCCCGCCCGGGGCGTGTCACGCCGCGGCGGGATCAGGGTCGCCGCCAGCGCCCCGAGCGCCACCGCGGCCGCGCCCGCCCAGAGGGCGGGGACGAGGCCGTCCAGGAAGCGGCGGCACGCGCCGTCGACGGGAATCCCGCCCTGCTGCGTTCGGTCACCAGTCAGTTCGCATGCCACGGATGGCGGCCGGCCGCCATCCGTGGCATGCGAACTGACTGGTGACCGAACGCAGCAGGGCGGGATTCCCGTCGACGGCGCGTGCCGCCGCTTCCTGGAACGCGGGGTCGGCCGGGGTGTCCCATGCCCGGGCGAGGAGGTCGCCGACGGCAGGGTCCGGCAACGGGCCGAGGGCGAGGGCGTGACGGGCGACGGTGTGCTCGCCGTCCAGCGGGCACGCGTCGATGCGGTCCCCGGGTCCGGCGGGGGCGGCGTCGCTGCGGGAGGTGAGCAGCATCAGGGAGGTGCCCGCGAGGCGGCGGCCGAGTGCCTGCAGCCAGCTCAGGCTCGCCGGGTCGGCGTACTGGAGGTCGTCGACGACGAGGAGCAGCGGCTCGCTGCGGGCGGCGGCGAGGAAGGTACGGCACAGGGCGGCTCGTTCCGGCTCCCACGGGCCCTGGTGCGGCGGCGGGGCCGCGGCGTGGCCGCTGCGCGCCAGGGCCCTGTGCAGTTCGGCGGCGAGGCTGTAGGGCAGGCCGGTCTCCTCCGGGCAGGCCTGGGCGGCGGCGACCGGGATGCCGGCCTGCCCGGCCAGGGTGACCGCGCGCTCCAGCAGGGCGCTGCGGCCGGTGCCGGGCGGCCCGTGCACCTCGGCGAGCACGGGCCGGCCCCGGCGCAGATGCTGCAGTGCGGCGGAGAGCAGGGCCTCTTCCCGTTCACGGCCGGCGAGCGGCGAGGGTGCGCCGGGTCCGTCGCCGGGCGTACGGGGGGCGGGCTGCGGGGTGGTGGCCGGTGACATGGCCCTTCTCCCGGTCACCGGCCCGTCGCCTGCAGTCCGGCGGGGGTGCGAAGGCCGCCGGGGAGCTCGGCGCGGCCCCGTACGCCGAGCTTGCGGTAGACGTTGGTCAGATGCATCTCGACCGTGCGGGTGGTGACGAACAGCGTCTCGGCGATCTTCTTGTTGCTCGCTCCGTCGTGGGCCAGGGCGGCCACGCGGCGCTCGCCGGCGGTGAGGGAGTCCAGCGGGCTGGCGGCGAGCTGCGGCATCCGTCCGCCCGCGGTGACCAGCAGTCTGCGCGCGATGGCGGCGAGCAGGTGGTATCCGCAGTGGGTGGCCCGTTCGATGACGCGGCGCAGGTGGCGGCGGGCGCCGTCGGTGTCGCCGTGGCGCAGCAGTTCGTGGGCGAGCTGGAATTCGGCTTTGCCGAGCTCCAGGCGGGCCGGGGAGGAGGCCAGGGCGTCCACCGAGTCGCCGAGCAGCCGCAGCCGGGCCCGGCCCTCGGCGACGCAGGCCGCGGCGAGCAGGCCCAGGCCGAGGGCCCGGGGGGTGCCCCAGCGCCGGATGTCCGGCTGGACCCGCTCGACGATCCCGGCGGCCTCGGCGGTCCGGCCGAGACTGGCAAGGGTGGTGGTGGCGGGCAGCCACCAGGGGGCCAGGAGCGGGTTGGCCACGCCTGCCTCCTCCAGGCTGCGGCCGCACCTGCGCCACACCGCCAGGGCGCCTTCCAGGTCGCCCTGTTCGCGCAGCGCCCGGCCGCGGACGTAGAGGTAGTGGTGCCACTCGAAGAGGCGGTGTTCGAGCACGAAGTCGGTGCGCACGAGGCGGTCCAGCACGACGCACGCGTCGGCGGTGCGGCCCGCGGAGAGCAGGGAACTGCCCAGGGCGATGTGGGCCATGGGCGCGGGGTCGCCCTGCCCGTCCCGCTCGGCGAGCACGAGAGCGGCCTGCGCCTGCCGCAGGGCGCCGGGGATGTCGCCGGCGTCGTGGAGGGCGAGGGAACGGCCGGCCAGCGCCGGGACCCGCACCCTCGCGCCGTGGCGGGCGAGGCCGCCGGCGCAGGAGCGCTCCAGGCCGGCCAGCGCCTCGTCGACGGCGTCCGCCAGGCCGAGCACGGTGGAGGGGCCGATGACCCACCAGCCGGCGGCGGGGGCCTCGTCCTCGACCCGTAGCGCCGTGCGGGCGAGGGCGGCCGCCTCCCCGGCCGGCCGGCCCTCCAGGCAGGCCATGACGCTCATGGCGGCCAGCAGCTGGCGCTCGGCGGGGCTGTCGCCGTACGGCAGCTCCCAGGTGAGGGCCCGTTCGCGAGCCGCGGACATGGCCGTCGTGTCGTTGACGGCGGTGACGAGGAGAGCCGAGGCGACGGTGGTGCGCAGTTCGCGGTCGGCGCTCCCGGGTTCGCCGCCCAGGCCGGCGTCGAGGTCGTCCAGGACGTCTCCGAGGATGCGCACGGCGTCGGCCGCGTGGCGGGTCCCGGCGGCCGAGAGGCCGTAGTCGACGGCGATGGCGGCCTTCTCCCGGGCGTCCGGGGCGGCGGCGAGGGCCTGGTGCAGGTGCCAGAGCGCGGCTGCGGGTGCCGTGAGGGCGCAGGCTCTGGCGAGTTCGCGGTGGACGTCCTTGCGTTCGGCGGGCGTGAGCCGTGCCGTCAGGGCGCTCCGCAGGCAGGTGACCACGTCCCTGGTGGCGACCCGGCCGGGTGATTCGGCGATGGCGTCGCGCAGCACGGCGAGCATCCACGGCTCGTCGATGCGGTCCAGGGAGACGAGTTGGCCGACGATTTCGGTGGCCGGCCGGCCGGCGTCGTTGAGCAGCCCGGCGGCCCGGGCCCGCAGTTCGTGCAAGGTGCCGGTCGGCAGGCCTGCCAGGACGGCCCGGCGGAGGGGTTCGCGCATCACCGGGCCGCGCCGTCCGGGGGCGACGGCCTCGAACCGGCGCAGCACGCCGAGGGCGGTCTCCACGTGCCGGGCCGGGACGCCCGACAGTGCGCCCAGCAGATCGGGCTCGGCGCGGCCGAGAACGGCCAGCGCCGTGGCCACCTGCTGTACGGGGCGGGGCTGACCGGCCAGGAAGCCGGGGATCAGCGAGGCGAGGATGCTGTGGTGGACCGCGCGCAGCCGGCGCAGGCCGCCGCGGTCAGGGCGGATTCCGGCCCAGCGCAGCCCGTTGAGCAGCCGCCCGAGCAGCTGCGGGTTGCCTCCGCAGATCTCCGCGCAGCGCCGGGCGAAGAGCGGGGTCACGGGGCCGCCCAGCACCCGCGCGATCATCCGGCCGGTGTCGGGCTCGCTCAGCGGCCCCAGCTCCAGCAGCGTGCAGCGGTCCTGGGCCAGGAGTTCGGCAAGGGCGGCCGTGCCGGGGCCGTCGCTCTCCGTGCGCTGGGCGAGGAGCACGAGGAGGGGTTGCGCGGCGGTCCTGCGCAGGACGAAGTCGAGGCAGCGCAGGGACGTTTCGTCGCACCACTGGGCGTCGTCGAGGACGATGGCCAGCGGGCCGTCGGCCAGCAGCCGGAGGAGCTCGCCGTGGAACCGGCGGCAGCTCGTGTACAGGTCGGGCGACGGCCCGGCGGGGTCCGCGGCCGCGGGCCCGGCGGGAGGGGTGAGAACGTCGACGACCCGGCCGGGCGCGGAACCGCCGCTGACGGTGCGCACGGTGAAGCCGTCGGCTCGCAGGCGACCGGTGACGGCGGCCAGCAGGCTGCTCCTGCCGATTCCTGCCGGTCCCCGGAGCAGCAGGGCCTGTGCGGTCCCCGCCCGGGCCCGGCCGGCCTGCCGCAGCACACTGTTCAGTTCGGCGGAGCGGCCGACCAGGTCCTGGGAAGTCTCGTGACGCGTCTCAGCACTGACCGCCAAAGCGTTCCTTTCATGAAGTCCGACGCGACCCCCCATGACGGTCGGTGCGTCGGCGGTCGGCCCTCCGGGGGAGCCGGTTCACATGATCCACTCGGCACAACAGTAAGAAACCGTATGGAATGGTTCCACTCATCTTTGAGTCAGAACACAGGCATTCTGGCCGAATTGTCGCTGCTCTGTGGCGCGGAGGCGAGGGGGCCTGTCCGTTCACTTCACGAAGTCCTCCACGACCTCCGGCGGCCACGTCCCGACCTTGAGCACGCCCATGGAGTAGGCACGGGAGACCAGGGCGGCACGGTTGGGCACCTTCAGCTTCCGCAGCAGGCAGGTCACGTGGTACTCGACGCCCTGCCGGCTCAGGTAGAGGCGCGAGGCCAGGGGGACGGTGGAGACGCCGGCGGCGATGCCCTCGAGGATGCGGGCGTCCATCTCGGAGAGGATCTTCTTCCGGTTGGTGACCACGCGCGTTCCTTCGGCGTCCCGGGTCGTGGGCATCATGACCAGGATCGCCGTCGTGCCGGGCAGGCCGCCGCGCACCGCGACCGCGGTGAGGGGAACGGTGAAGGGCGGCTCCTCACCGGGGCCCACGGCGATGACGGGAGTGACGAAGCGCTGGTGCTTGCCTTCCAGAAGGTGGGAGAACTGGCGCATCAGCGGCTGCCGGACGCTCGGGTGCACCACATCGCGGAAGCTGCGGCCGCATATCTCCTCGGACGAACCGTTGAACTGCCGGAAGAACTCCTGGTTCGCCTGCTGGATGGTCAGGGCCCTATCGAGGCTCGCCATGCACAGGCCCGGATGGTCGGGCTGCTGATGCGTGTCCGCGTACCGTCCCCGGCCGCCGAACGGCGTGTCGTGAGCCACGGAACGGGCCGGATCAATGGCGGTAGGGGCTGCATTCGACAAGGAAGGGTTCCCCTTCAGGAAACTTATGGAAAGTGAAATCAATTAGAGGCTAGTTAGCGGCGAGACGCGTGGTCAACGACCACCCGGCAGTGCGGGCTTAAAGCTGCGGCTCCGCGGCAATGGTTCGGTACCCGGCCCGCTACGACTACGGGGTTCGGTACGGTCGAAGTCGCGCCAGCGCCCCCCGCCTTTGCGCCAGGCTTGAGCCGGTCTTTCACTCCCCATACGCGGACTATTACCGGGGGATGACACGCCGGTAAAAAGTCGTCAATCATTTCTCCCGGAGGCGGCGGGAGCCCCGGGCCGGCCACGACCCCGGCCATGCACGTGGGGGCCGCGACCGTATGCACGGTCGCGGCCCCCACGGCTTCCGGTCCCCGCGGCTCAGTCGCCGGAGATCGTGACCGCCTGGACCGGACAGGCCATCGGGACGTCGCGCACGCGCGGGTCACCCGACCCGTCCTCCTGGCCGGGGAGCAGGGCGACCACCGCGTCGTCGTCCTGGGTGAAGACGCCGGGCGCGGTCATGACGCACTGGCCCGAGCCGATGCACCGGTCGCGGTCGATGGTGATGCGCATGGCCCCGGCCCTCACCAGGTCACGGGGAGCTCGACCGGGCCCTGGGCGTCGTGGCCCGCCTTGATGGGCACGGCATCGACGGGTACGGCCAGCCGCAGGCCCGGGATGCGGGTGACGAGCGTGCCGAGGGCGATTTCGATCTCGGCACGCGCGAGGTTCTGCCCGAGGCACTGGTGGATGCCGTGGCCGAAGCCGACGTGGTGCCGCGCGTTCCGCCGGACGTCGAAGGCGTCGGGGTTCTCGTACGCCTTGGCGTCGCGGTTCATCAGCGAGATGGAGACCACCACGGCGTCCCCGGCCTTGATGGTCTCGTCGCCGACCTCGATGTCCTCCTTGGCCATCCGGACCATGTAGTCCGAGACGGAGGTGAACCGCAGCAGTTCCTCGACCGTTCCGGAGATCAGGCCGGGATCGTTGCGCAGGGCTTCGAGCTGCTCGGGGTGTTCGAGGAGCGTGAGGGCGCCGAGGGCGATCGCGTTGACGGTGGTCTCGTGGCCGGCCACCAGCAGGACCAGCGCGATCATGACCACCTCGTTGTGGTCCAGTGCGCCTTCTTCGAGCTGACGTGCTATCAGCTCGTCCAGCAGGCCGTCGCCGGGTTCGGCCTGCTTCTTCGCGACCAGGCCGTGCAGGTAGCCGTACAGCGCGGCGAAGGCCGCGTCGGCCTCCGCGGAGGTCGCGGCGCCCACGAAGTCGCGCGAACGCTCCTCGAAGAAGTCGTGGTCGCCGTACGGGACGCCGAGCAGCTCGCAGATCGCCATGGAGGGCACGGGCAGGGCGAAGGCCGACACCAGGTCCGCGGTCGGCCCCTTCTCCAGCATGTCGTCCAACAGCCGGTCGACGAGGTCCTGGATCAGGGGGCGCATGGCGGCCATGCGCTTGACGCCGAAGCTGGGAATCAGCATGCGGCGCTGCCGGGCGTGCTCGGGGTCGTCGACACCGATCAGCGGGAACGCGAGGCCGCCGCGGTCCTCCGTGCGCCGGACGACGACGGGGAAGACCGGGTGGCCCCAGTCGGAGGACAGCCGGGGGTCGGCGAGCAGCGCACGCCCTTCGGCATGCCCCGTCACCATCCACGCCGGGCGGCCGTCGAACAGCTCCACCCGCGACAGCGGGCCCTGGCCCCGCCCGTCCGCGTAGGCCTTCGGCGGCTGGTACGGGCAGGTCCGGTCCTGGGGGAAGGCGAGGTCCGGCGACCCGGTGGAGCGGATATCGGTCTCGGTCATGTCGTGCCTTTCAAAACGATCAGCGGAGCCGTCATTCATGGATACTGGCGAGTAAATTCAATCC
The Streptomyces roseifaciens DNA segment above includes these coding regions:
- a CDS encoding AAA family ATPase, with the protein product MKPLRGRQRELDLIAAAMDSARRGDGRLLAVTGGIGSGKTALLRRLPALAEKHGLRVLTAACAPQEQDFPFGVVSQLLDPLPGCRALDPVPGPDRFTELLSFVTEYSAGKPLLVLVDDLQWADPPSLRWLGALAKRLPGLRTTMVVGVREGEPGADAPPVQALTERAGPLLHLPPLPVETVEALVADHLGHPGDPAQIAACHQASGGNPLFLTAALAALAPDEPLPGHALAVPEPRLVVLHERLTVALRTQPAPVRRLARALAVLDEDAGLELAGQLAELDTAGSEEAARSLRRLGLLTDGPAPRFVHPSVREAAEESMTPAEHEDVHLRAAQLLHSGGHPAERAAAQLLAVTSCHEDWTVEVLRSAATAARRRGAPQEAARYLRRALLGSSSSGADRAALLLDLAASERDTDPQAALRHLSQALLLLPTPAERALAAARTPPFLLGSCPPPVIDTVAEVAADLGDPDGLTGVERQAALRLEARLRHIAVAGPGEIGRCAERLRALGGMPPIHTAAERELVTVLLHGATVTQQMAAADVAFQANRVLQHEPAAPSHVHTALPHLSGVLVAAESLEAIGPWLMIARERARRDGAPVPRAVIATELAHLQLARGRLQEARAHAEEALGLGMTEWATLSSMAALVMVTVHSRDTRLARRLLAHHREVADHDFRPSPLQLLRGSVAAVEGDLATALEYILDWGRSAERAEWRNPALVPWRTWAAGLYHRLGRTQQALDLADEEYERAVAWGTPVTMGRAQRVKGAVTAGERGIELLRECAALLEDSVNTMEAARTELLLGRRLLAAGRHAEGEVRLRRARDQALACGVPWIAERASRELADPAGSRTPVAVAALTRSERRVAGLAANGVPNKDIAERLEVSSRAVEKHLTSAYRKLHVAGRAELAAFSLLLPGPADG
- a CDS encoding LuxR family transcriptional regulator, whose amino-acid sequence is MLLGARPDGAAWAVGLLRGEAARHRTAGRTADAARLLRRALREPAPPAQRVPLLTELAAALLPSDPEAADRHLRQALLTPADATAGRAWVRAAELLVARGDMTAAQPLIALAAERAAPDGDDAGALRALYWLAEQSEPEAAHELDRPPVPPLSPQPAGPAEAAAAAWRTALRGQDIGLARRLARTALAPDTRRTVPLLLQVAACHVLVLSGDHEEACTALDAVLVRAQYADVRPVAGLALLVTGLAELGRGRPGAASDALDRAAEAMLGKCRSPFLTPGLIALAALVQLEQDDPDEAERLLALAQPYGTTAGLAGALLFYARGRTHLARGHREKALADLLECGRRLLARQVTNPAFLPWRWVAASACGTPADDPVAAGLLAEEQHLARAWGVPGARPGDAADGGRPPADPGAAEPAGRRTPGSSRRAAPTGHRNQARGGRPPAALAEDRRAEDRRLPPHPAPAPAPRQELTGAELRVAALAADGLPNRAIASRLSVTPRTVELHLTKTYRKLGIQGRPELAAALGHRTKATS
- a CDS encoding ATP-binding protein, producing the protein MSPATTPQPAPRTPGDGPGAPSPLAGREREEALLSAALQHLRRGRPVLAEVHGPPGTGRSALLERAVTLAGQAGIPVAAAQACPEETGLPYSLAAELHRALARSGHAAAPPPHQGPWEPERAALCRTFLAAARSEPLLLVVDDLQYADPASLSWLQALGRRLAGTSLMLLTSRSDAAPAGPGDRIDACPLDGEHTVARHALALGPLPDPAVGDLLARAWDTPADPAFQEAAARAVDGNPALLRSVTSQFACHGWRPAAIRGMRTDW
- a CDS encoding helix-turn-helix transcriptional regulator — encoded protein: MAVSAETRHETSQDLVGRSAELNSVLRQAGRARAGTAQALLLRGPAGIGRSSLLAAVTGRLRADGFTVRTVSGGSAPGRVVDVLTPPAGPAAADPAGPSPDLYTSCRRFHGELLRLLADGPLAIVLDDAQWCDETSLRCLDFVLRRTAAQPLLVLLAQRTESDGPGTAALAELLAQDRCTLLELGPLSEPDTGRMIARVLGGPVTPLFARRCAEICGGNPQLLGRLLNGLRWAGIRPDRGGLRRLRAVHHSILASLIPGFLAGQPRPVQQVATALAVLGRAEPDLLGALSGVPARHVETALGVLRRFEAVAPGRRGPVMREPLRRAVLAGLPTGTLHELRARAAGLLNDAGRPATEIVGQLVSLDRIDEPWMLAVLRDAIAESPGRVATRDVVTCLRSALTARLTPAERKDVHRELARACALTAPAAALWHLHQALAAAPDAREKAAIAVDYGLSAAGTRHAADAVRILGDVLDDLDAGLGGEPGSADRELRTTVASALLVTAVNDTTAMSAARERALTWELPYGDSPAERQLLAAMSVMACLEGRPAGEAAALARTALRVEDEAPAAGWWVIGPSTVLGLADAVDEALAGLERSCAGGLARHGARVRVPALAGRSLALHDAGDIPGALRQAQAALVLAERDGQGDPAPMAHIALGSSLLSAGRTADACVVLDRLVRTDFVLEHRLFEWHHYLYVRGRALREQGDLEGALAVWRRCGRSLEEAGVANPLLAPWWLPATTTLASLGRTAEAAGIVERVQPDIRRWGTPRALGLGLLAAACVAEGRARLRLLGDSVDALASSPARLELGKAEFQLAHELLRHGDTDGARRHLRRVIERATHCGYHLLAAIARRLLVTAGGRMPQLAASPLDSLTAGERRVAALAHDGASNKKIAETLFVTTRTVEMHLTNVYRKLGVRGRAELPGGLRTPAGLQATGR
- a CDS encoding PAS domain-containing protein is translated as MAHDTPFGGRGRYADTHQQPDHPGLCMASLDRALTIQQANQEFFRQFNGSSEEICGRSFRDVVHPSVRQPLMRQFSHLLEGKHQRFVTPVIAVGPGEEPPFTVPLTAVAVRGGLPGTTAILVMMPTTRDAEGTRVVTNRKKILSEMDARILEGIAAGVSTVPLASRLYLSRQGVEYHVTCLLRKLKVPNRAALVSRAYSMGVLKVGTWPPEVVEDFVK
- a CDS encoding ferredoxin; this translates as MRITIDRDRCIGSGQCVMTAPGVFTQDDDAVVALLPGQEDGSGDPRVRDVPMACPVQAVTISGD
- a CDS encoding cytochrome P450, with the protein product MTETDIRSTGSPDLAFPQDRTCPYQPPKAYADGRGQGPLSRVELFDGRPAWMVTGHAEGRALLADPRLSSDWGHPVFPVVVRRTEDRGGLAFPLIGVDDPEHARQRRMLIPSFGVKRMAAMRPLIQDLVDRLLDDMLEKGPTADLVSAFALPVPSMAICELLGVPYGDHDFFEERSRDFVGAATSAEADAAFAALYGYLHGLVAKKQAEPGDGLLDELIARQLEEGALDHNEVVMIALVLLVAGHETTVNAIALGALTLLEHPEQLEALRNDPGLISGTVEELLRFTSVSDYMVRMAKEDIEVGDETIKAGDAVVVSISLMNRDAKAYENPDAFDVRRNARHHVGFGHGIHQCLGQNLARAEIEIALGTLVTRIPGLRLAVPVDAVPIKAGHDAQGPVELPVTW